The proteins below come from a single Aphanothece sacrum FPU1 genomic window:
- the dxr gene encoding 1-deoxy-D-xylulose-5-phosphate reductoisomerase yields MKKISILGSTGSIGTQTLDIVNQYPEQFQVVGLATRSNVELLAKQIKQFRPEIVAIGDENKLGTLKEAIASFDYSPILLAGEEGVIEVARYGDSQSIVTGIVGCAGLLPTIAAIEAGKDIALANKETLIAGGPVVLPLVEKYGVKLLPADSEHSAIFQCLQGVPDGGLRRIILTASGGAFRDWSVEQLKYVTVQDALKHPNWSMGQKITVDSATLMNKGLEVIEAHFLFGMDYKDIDIVIHPQSIIHSLIELQDTSVLAQLGWPDMRLPLLYSLSWPERIYTDWKPLDLVKAGSLTFREPDHDKYPCMQLAYAAGKAGGAMSAVLNAANEQAVALFLAEKIAFLDIPRVIEITCDRFTSHNSSTPSLEDILEADNWARKMVLMATEELGKTSHFVSLK; encoded by the coding sequence GTGAAAAAAATATCTATTCTTGGCTCTACTGGTTCTATTGGAACACAAACCCTCGATATTGTTAACCAATACCCCGAACAATTTCAAGTAGTTGGTTTAGCGACTCGTTCTAATGTAGAATTACTAGCAAAGCAAATTAAGCAGTTTCGTCCTGAAATTGTAGCTATTGGTGATGAGAATAAGTTAGGAACCCTCAAAGAGGCGATCGCTTCTTTTGACTATTCTCCTATCCTCCTTGCAGGGGAAGAAGGGGTGATAGAAGTTGCCCGTTATGGAGATTCTCAAAGTATTGTCACCGGAATTGTCGGATGTGCTGGATTATTACCTACCATTGCTGCTATTGAAGCAGGAAAAGATATCGCTTTAGCTAATAAAGAAACCCTCATTGCTGGAGGGCCAGTAGTGTTACCTTTAGTGGAAAAATATGGGGTTAAATTATTACCCGCAGACTCAGAACATTCGGCTATTTTTCAATGTTTACAAGGAGTTCCTGATGGGGGGTTACGACGCATTATTTTAACCGCATCTGGTGGGGCATTTCGAGATTGGTCTGTTGAACAATTAAAGTATGTTACAGTTCAAGATGCTCTCAAACATCCTAACTGGTCAATGGGACAAAAAATTACAGTAGATTCTGCTACTTTAATGAATAAGGGATTAGAAGTTATTGAGGCTCATTTTTTGTTTGGAATGGATTACAAAGATATTGATATTGTGATTCATCCTCAGAGTATTATTCACTCTTTAATTGAGTTACAAGATACCTCAGTTTTAGCACAATTAGGCTGGCCTGATATGCGTCTTCCCTTGTTATATTCCCTATCTTGGCCCGAAAGAATTTATACTGATTGGAAACCATTAGATTTAGTTAAAGCAGGTAGTTTAACTTTTAGAGAACCTGATCATGATAAATATCCTTGTATGCAGTTAGCTTATGCAGCAGGTAAGGCAGGAGGTGCCATGTCTGCGGTCTTAAATGCCGCAAATGAACAAGCGGTAGCTTTATTTTTAGCTGAAAAAATTGCCTTTTTAGATATTCCTCGTGTCATTGAAATAACTTGCGATCGCTTTACGTCTCATAATTCTTCAACTCCTAGTTTAGAGGATATTTTAGAAGCAGATAATTGGGCAAGAAAAATGGTTTTAATGGCAACTGAAGAATTAGGTAAAACCAGTCATTTTGTTTCTTTAAAATAA
- a CDS encoding nuclear transport factor 2 family protein: MSIEATISNYYNSLAAMNPDGWLATLADNAVIYDPVGKPPLNPEKDSIKLFTILTTFYAKFEIVKESLFVVNNEAAVKWKMTVISKNGREATAEGITTFELNEADKITQVKAYWDENKLKAQLIR; the protein is encoded by the coding sequence ATGTCAATAGAAGCAACAATTTCCAATTATTATAATAGTTTAGCCGCGATGAATCCTGATGGTTGGTTAGCAACATTAGCAGATAATGCGGTTATTTATGATCCCGTGGGAAAACCTCCTTTAAACCCTGAAAAAGACTCAATTAAATTGTTTACTATCCTCACGACTTTTTATGCTAAATTTGAGATAGTGAAAGAATCTTTATTTGTGGTGAATAATGAAGCGGCAGTGAAATGGAAAATGACGGTTATTAGTAAAAATGGGAGAGAAGCAACTGCCGAAGGAATTACCACTTTTGAACTAAATGAAGCAGATAAAATTACCCAAGTAAAAGCTTATTGGGATGAGAACAAACTCAAAGCACAATTAATAAGATAA
- the asnS gene encoding asparagine--tRNA ligase: MQTKRIRDILRHGQPDETIIIQGWVRTTRQLKEFTFMEVNDGSSMGNLQVVIDVNIPNYNNVIKTLNTGSSVEVSGILVTSLGKGQRIELKASSVQVYGDANPETYPLQKKRHSFEFLRTIGHLRSRTNTMGAVMRVRNACATAIHNFFQERDFLWVHTPIITASDCEGAGELFTVTNFDLNKIPRNKQQEIDFDKDFFGKRAYLTVSGQLEAEVMAMAFQNVYTFGPTFRAENSNTSRHLAEFWMVEPEMAFCDLQGDQDLAEEFLKYIFKYVLETCPEDMEFFNERIDKSVLETANNIINNEFERITYTEAVKLLEKADKQFEYAVEWGIDLQSEHERYLAEELFKKPLIVTNYPAAIKAFYMRLNEDQKTVAAMDVLAPKIGEIIGGSQREERLDVLERRIAQMGIISDDLWWYLDLRRYGTVPHAGFGLGFERLVQFMTGMGNIRDVIPFPRTPLSAEF; the protein is encoded by the coding sequence ATGCAAACTAAACGAATTAGAGATATTTTACGTCATGGTCAACCAGATGAAACCATTATTATTCAAGGTTGGGTAAGAACGACAAGACAATTAAAAGAATTTACTTTTATGGAAGTCAATGACGGGTCTTCTATGGGTAATTTACAAGTAGTCATTGATGTTAATATTCCTAACTATAATAATGTCATTAAAACCCTAAATACTGGGTCTTCTGTAGAAGTATCAGGTATCTTAGTTACCTCTCTTGGAAAGGGGCAAAGAATTGAATTAAAAGCGTCTTCTGTACAAGTTTATGGAGATGCTAACCCCGAAACTTATCCTCTCCAGAAAAAACGTCATTCCTTTGAATTTTTACGAACTATTGGACATTTGCGATCGCGTACAAATACAATGGGGGCAGTTATGCGGGTCAGAAATGCTTGTGCAACTGCTATTCATAACTTTTTTCAAGAACGAGATTTTTTGTGGGTTCATACTCCTATTATTACGGCCAGTGATTGTGAAGGGGCAGGAGAATTATTCACCGTTACTAATTTTGATTTAAACAAAATTCCTCGCAATAAACAACAAGAAATAGACTTTGATAAAGACTTTTTTGGGAAACGGGCCTATTTAACCGTAAGTGGTCAATTAGAAGCTGAAGTTATGGCCATGGCCTTTCAAAATGTTTATACATTTGGCCCTACATTTCGGGCAGAAAATTCTAATACATCTCGTCATTTAGCTGAGTTTTGGATGGTAGAACCAGAGATGGCATTTTGTGATCTTCAAGGGGATCAAGATTTAGCGGAAGAATTCTTAAAATATATCTTTAAATATGTTTTAGAAACCTGTCCAGAAGATATGGAATTCTTTAACGAACGCATTGATAAGTCAGTCTTAGAAACAGCGAATAATATTATTAATAATGAGTTTGAACGCATTACTTATACGGAGGCAGTTAAATTACTCGAAAAAGCTGATAAACAGTTTGAATATGCGGTAGAATGGGGTATAGATTTACAGTCAGAACATGAACGCTATTTAGCCGAAGAACTGTTTAAAAAGCCCTTAATTGTGACTAATTATCCGGCGGCGATTAAAGCCTTTTATATGCGTCTCAATGAGGATCAAAAAACCGTTGCTGCTATGGACGTTTTAGCCCCAAAAATTGGGGAAATTATCGGCGGTTCTCAACGGGAAGAAAGATTAGATGTGTTAGAAAGACGTATCGCACAAATGGGTATTATTTCTGATGATTTATGGTGGTATTTAGACTTACGACGCTATGGAACAGTTCCCCATGCGGGATTTGGTTTAGGCTTTGAAAGACTGGTACAATTTATGACAGGAATGGGTAATATTCGAGATGTGATTCCTTTCCCTCGTACCCCCTTAAGTGCTGAATTTTAA